From the Polyangiaceae bacterium genome, one window contains:
- a CDS encoding protein kinase, with protein sequence MQASHAMISGGIPMNGEAEGFKTTVLAESGPRKSPDSAAAELRRWAGASFDHFDIVEPLARGGMGAVFVAHDRSLDRRVAIKVLPEDFAGDAQLQERFIREARAQARLNSRHVAHIYFIGRTPPGANGRPSLYFAMELVEGGALEAVLDAGERLDPERARTLMLQVARGLADAWRAGIVHRDIKPSNLLLSADGDVKIADFGVAKPVNTTDAKITQEGAVVGSPLYMAPEQARGEDIDFRADMYALGCSFYHLLSGRPPFDGKTPLAIVSKHLTEEPEAIERLVPEIPRGLARIIESLLAKQPGQRPGSYDELIADLERAAPERIRHGGFWVRGAAVGIDVAMAGAVIGLLGLPGLALHLAYITAAHATWGQTAGKYLMSLRVRGVDGKPLGWGRSLARTIASMWLPFLAGLVILLTQGRGGLTLAVQQIQLSNVDAFQALVLAVAVSNVLLSLLYAAGLALAAFHPRKRAVHDLVVGSEVVYRLR encoded by the coding sequence CGATGATCTCCGGGGGCATTCCGATGAACGGCGAGGCTGAGGGTTTCAAAACCACCGTGCTGGCGGAGAGTGGGCCGCGGAAGTCCCCGGACAGCGCCGCAGCCGAACTGCGCCGCTGGGCCGGTGCGAGTTTCGACCACTTCGACATCGTCGAACCGCTTGCGCGAGGAGGGATGGGGGCAGTGTTCGTCGCTCACGATCGCTCCCTCGACCGTCGCGTAGCCATCAAGGTGCTACCCGAGGACTTCGCTGGCGATGCCCAACTGCAGGAGCGATTCATCCGCGAAGCTCGCGCCCAGGCGCGTCTCAACTCGCGGCACGTCGCCCACATCTACTTCATCGGTCGCACGCCGCCCGGGGCCAATGGTCGCCCGTCGCTGTACTTCGCGATGGAGCTGGTCGAGGGCGGAGCACTCGAAGCGGTCCTCGACGCGGGGGAGCGCCTGGACCCCGAACGCGCGCGCACACTGATGCTGCAGGTTGCTCGCGGTCTGGCCGACGCGTGGCGCGCGGGCATCGTTCATCGGGACATCAAACCGAGCAACTTGCTGCTGAGCGCCGACGGTGACGTGAAGATCGCCGACTTTGGTGTTGCCAAACCAGTCAATACCACCGACGCGAAGATCACCCAGGAAGGCGCCGTGGTGGGCAGCCCCCTCTACATGGCGCCGGAGCAAGCACGCGGAGAGGACATCGACTTCCGAGCGGACATGTACGCCTTGGGATGTTCCTTCTACCACTTGCTCAGCGGTCGGCCTCCGTTCGACGGCAAGACTCCGCTGGCCATCGTCAGCAAGCACCTGACGGAGGAACCTGAAGCCATCGAGCGCCTAGTCCCCGAAATTCCGAGGGGCCTAGCCAGGATCATCGAGAGCCTGCTGGCGAAACAGCCCGGCCAACGCCCAGGGAGCTACGACGAGCTGATAGCCGACCTGGAGCGCGCCGCCCCCGAGCGGATACGTCACGGCGGGTTCTGGGTGCGTGGCGCCGCTGTGGGCATCGACGTCGCGATGGCCGGAGCGGTGATCGGACTGCTGGGTCTGCCTGGTTTGGCGCTGCACTTGGCCTACATCACCGCGGCCCATGCCACCTGGGGGCAGACGGCTGGCAAGTACCTGATGAGCCTGCGCGTACGCGGTGTGGACGGCAAACCCCTGGGCTGGGGCCGCTCCCTCGCGCGCACGATCGCCAGCATGTGGCTCCCGTTCTTGGCGGGACTGGTCATCTTGCTGACCCAGGGGCGAGGTGGGCTGACCCTGGCCGTTCAGCAGATCCAGCTGTCGAACGTGGACGCATTTCAGGCACTGGTGCTGGCCGTTGCGGTGAGCAATGTGCTCCTCAGCCTGCTGTACGCTGCGGGGTTGGCGCTAGCGGCCTTCCATCCCAGGAAACGCGCAGTGCACGACCTGGTCGTCGGCTCTGAAGTCGTCTACCGCCTGCGTTGA